Proteins encoded within one genomic window of Rubripirellula tenax:
- a CDS encoding PEP-CTERM sorting domain-containing protein (PEP-CTERM proteins occur, often in large numbers, in the proteomes of bacteria that also encode an exosortase, a predicted intramembrane cysteine proteinase. The presence of a PEP-CTERM domain at a protein's C-terminus predicts cleavage within the sorting domain, followed by covalent anchoring to some some component of the (usually Gram-negative) cell surface. Many PEP-CTERM proteins exhibit an unusual sequence composition that includes large numbers of potential glycosylation sites. Expression of one such protein has been shown restore the ability of a bacterium to form floc, a type of biofilm.), with protein MIARYFACLLTIASLAGPATAAVVTPGNILVMDQTTSSIREFSTSGVFVQSFAVSPAAGAGSSDVPRDLVVDTIGNMHVFNGTFTPSLSTINQVTSAQVDRNGPGTGFASANATNRGGIAAIGSNVFVADAPIGARNEKGIIRFEAGNGFATTRFGTDFIANDLTFGADGRLYALGTESPAATASPGHINVYDPNSLARVDQIVLPSATQAMSLRGVAADGTGNMFAVIGTGSVLRLDASGAVVGSLSIIGANDLYDIDIDVNGNLLTTGTDSNVHLTNTGFTSQTSFLAAGSPSVPAPRMFATFATPVQAVPEPSTWIALLFCGAIACKRRRRVASV; from the coding sequence ATGATTGCTCGATATTTCGCTTGTTTGTTGACAATTGCGTCGCTTGCAGGGCCTGCAACGGCTGCGGTGGTAACGCCCGGCAACATCCTGGTGATGGACCAAACGACCAGCAGCATTCGCGAATTCTCGACCAGCGGCGTGTTCGTGCAGAGTTTTGCCGTGTCGCCGGCCGCGGGCGCAGGGTCGTCCGACGTACCTCGCGATCTTGTCGTCGATACGATCGGCAACATGCACGTCTTCAACGGCACGTTCACTCCGTCGTTGTCGACCATCAATCAGGTCACCAGTGCTCAAGTCGACCGAAATGGACCCGGCACGGGTTTCGCGTCGGCCAATGCGACCAATCGAGGCGGTATCGCAGCGATCGGGTCCAACGTCTTTGTTGCCGATGCGCCGATCGGTGCACGCAACGAGAAGGGGATCATTCGGTTCGAGGCGGGCAATGGGTTCGCGACCACTCGTTTCGGAACGGATTTCATTGCCAACGATTTGACCTTTGGCGCCGATGGTCGACTGTATGCGCTCGGTACCGAATCGCCGGCCGCAACGGCGTCACCGGGGCACATCAACGTTTACGATCCCAACAGTTTGGCCAGGGTTGACCAAATCGTTTTGCCCAGCGCGACGCAAGCGATGAGCCTTCGCGGCGTCGCGGCCGATGGGACTGGTAACATGTTTGCCGTGATCGGCACCGGCTCGGTTTTGAGGCTGGACGCCAGCGGCGCAGTTGTTGGTTCTTTAAGCATCATCGGTGCGAACGATTTGTACGACATCGATATCGACGTCAATGGCAACTTGTTGACCACCGGCACGGACAGCAACGTCCACTTGACCAACACGGGATTCACATCGCAAACCTCGTTTCTTGCGGCCGGTTCACCCTCGGTTCCTGCACCCCGCATGTTCGCAACGTTTGCCACGCCCGTCCAAGCGGTTCCGGAGCCGTCGACGTGGATTGCACTTTTATTTTGCGGGGCAATCGCTTGCAAACGTCGACGCCGGGTCGCCAGCGTTTGA
- a CDS encoding DUF1573 domain-containing protein, whose amino-acid sequence MVLGIVGFANIATADNYADKMFEVKTHDFRTVGRGTKCEYHFDFTNIYNEEVHVAAVRTSCGCTTPTLSADTLKTHEKASVVATFNTSTFIGQKAATITVVFDRPKYAEVQLKVSGFIRTDITFDPPEVAFGEVPSGEEREREVMITHNGNTDWEILDVRSHCSDLRVRLEPAERTSGQVRYRMAVRMNGDMSEGDIRERLTLISNDRSFPTTEMAISGRVRPTVSISPEAVSLGTTTAEGSAEKKLIVRGDEPFEISDVECADERFQFEVPVGSKKLHMVKLVYTGDGSTEPISQEIRIVTSLSGGKSATCIVTGTVSP is encoded by the coding sequence ATGGTCCTAGGCATCGTCGGGTTCGCAAACATTGCAACGGCCGATAACTACGCGGACAAGATGTTCGAAGTCAAAACCCACGATTTTCGAACCGTGGGCCGGGGCACGAAGTGCGAATATCACTTCGATTTCACGAACATCTACAACGAAGAAGTCCACGTCGCGGCCGTCCGCACCAGCTGTGGATGCACGACACCGACGTTGTCGGCCGATACCTTGAAGACGCATGAAAAAGCGTCAGTCGTGGCGACGTTTAATACCAGCACGTTCATCGGTCAAAAAGCGGCGACGATCACGGTCGTTTTCGATCGTCCGAAGTACGCGGAAGTCCAATTGAAGGTCAGTGGTTTCATTCGCACGGACATCACGTTCGACCCGCCGGAAGTTGCCTTTGGCGAAGTTCCGTCCGGGGAAGAACGGGAGCGTGAGGTGATGATCACCCACAACGGAAACACCGACTGGGAAATCCTAGACGTCCGCAGCCACTGCAGCGATCTTCGCGTCCGGCTGGAGCCCGCCGAGCGAACATCGGGCCAAGTCCGTTATCGCATGGCGGTCCGGATGAACGGCGACATGTCCGAGGGCGACATTCGCGAACGCTTGACGTTGATCAGCAACGATCGCAGCTTTCCAACGACCGAAATGGCGATCTCGGGCCGAGTTCGTCCGACGGTCAGCATCTCGCCCGAGGCGGTAAGTCTGGGCACGACAACGGCCGAAGGTTCGGCGGAAAAGAAGTTGATCGTTCGCGGTGACGAGCCGTTCGAAATCAGTGACGTGGAATGCGCCGACGAGCGGTTCCAGTTCGAGGTGCCTGTCGGTTCCAAGAAGCTACATATGGTCAAATTGGTTTACACCGGTGACGGCTCGACCGAGCCGATTTCTCAAGAAATTCGGATCGTCACCAGTCTGTCGGGCGGCAAGTCGGCCACGTGCATCGTGACGGGCACGGTCTCGCCCTGA
- a CDS encoding Maf family protein, which yields MRDLPHATLPTDEPIILASGSPRRAQLMKAAGYDFSVIVASDEAECGMCSRETAPEMVARYAYRKAADVATKVDNGLIIAADTVASCVGQILGKPRDQDHAEATLRLLSGRRHDVYTGVCIWSVKLQKCTVDVVRTELMMQPLSDSMLEGYLDSMLWEGKAGAFGYQDGNDWLSIVGEGSESNVVGLPMERLAELLEKFDSIAETVITGITEPPG from the coding sequence ATGCGTGATTTGCCTCACGCGACGCTTCCCACCGACGAGCCGATCATTTTGGCCAGCGGGTCGCCGCGACGTGCGCAATTGATGAAAGCGGCGGGCTACGATTTTTCGGTGATCGTTGCATCCGACGAAGCCGAGTGTGGGATGTGCAGCCGCGAAACGGCGCCCGAAATGGTTGCCCGTTATGCGTACCGGAAAGCCGCCGATGTGGCCACAAAAGTTGACAATGGATTGATCATTGCGGCGGACACGGTCGCGTCGTGCGTGGGCCAGATTTTGGGCAAGCCGCGCGACCAGGATCACGCCGAGGCGACGTTGCGGTTGTTGAGTGGGCGTCGCCACGATGTCTATACGGGCGTCTGTATCTGGTCCGTGAAACTTCAAAAGTGCACCGTTGACGTCGTGCGAACGGAGCTGATGATGCAACCGCTGAGCGATTCGATGCTGGAGGGCTATCTGGATTCGATGCTTTGGGAGGGCAAGGCCGGCGCGTTCGGGTATCAGGACGGCAACGATTGGTTGTCGATCGTCGGTGAGGGCAGCGAGAGCAACGTGGTGGGCCTGCCGATGGAGCGTTTGGCAGAATTACTGGAAAAGTTCGACTCAATTGCCGAAACCGTTATTACCGGAATAACCGAACCGCCTGGGTAA
- a CDS encoding DUF3467 domain-containing protein, with translation MTSDSNLPSPGRPESGDNNPAVRARVPDGVADGCFSTGAIVMTGPSEYVVDFLQTIGRPHKVAKRVVIPHPVMPQFIEALNTNLELYKQRFGAPSAPPVVPPDPNQRRPSPQEIYDDLKLPDEVLSGVYANGVMIGHGASEFGLDFLTSFFPQSAVSARVFVAAGQVPRLLDSLRGAVKQLEQRQHGGGQNPPPNLPNAQDPNTQDPNNQGPNSPPGESPLPPPPGDDPPPPTPPTA, from the coding sequence ATGACATCGGATTCCAACCTGCCGTCTCCTGGGCGACCCGAATCGGGTGACAACAATCCGGCCGTTCGAGCACGTGTGCCGGACGGCGTTGCGGATGGATGTTTCAGCACCGGCGCGATCGTGATGACGGGGCCCAGTGAGTACGTGGTCGATTTTTTGCAAACGATCGGACGTCCTCATAAGGTGGCCAAACGCGTCGTGATTCCGCATCCGGTGATGCCACAATTCATCGAGGCGTTGAATACGAATTTGGAACTGTACAAACAGCGCTTCGGGGCACCATCGGCGCCGCCGGTTGTTCCGCCCGATCCGAATCAGCGTCGTCCGTCGCCGCAAGAAATTTACGACGACTTGAAGTTGCCCGATGAAGTTCTAAGCGGCGTGTATGCCAACGGAGTGATGATCGGTCACGGTGCCAGCGAATTTGGTTTGGATTTCTTGACCAGTTTCTTTCCGCAGTCCGCCGTCAGTGCACGAGTCTTCGTTGCGGCCGGGCAAGTGCCACGGTTGCTCGATTCGCTGCGCGGCGCGGTCAAGCAGTTGGAACAACGGCAACACGGCGGAGGACAAAATCCGCCACCGAATTTGCCCAACGCACAGGATCCGAATACACAGGATCCGAATAATCAGGGTCCAAATTCACCGCCCGGTGAATCGCCTCTGCCGCCGCCGCCCGGTGATGATCCGCCGCCGCCCACGCCTCCGACGGCGTGA
- a CDS encoding ABC transporter permease has translation MTTLATEIPVPPTPSRLDRLDAWCERIGDSLNPILVKETRQALKSRQFVGTFSVLLVAALAWTIIGSLSMMPQIYTSPSAPRMLIGYYLVLALPMLVVVPLAAYRSLEGEIDDGTLELLSITVLSPWQIVLGKLASAMLQMLLYFVALFPCVAYAYTLRGVDLPTTLLIMGILLVAGIVLTIVALFFAPLARTRTGRITTLLAVMMLLLGAEWGLAYMVISMILEGNPMSANGMLFAVIATLLVAFAIGHLLLTATAAQLTPESENRSTHLRVSLLFLTTVVLGVAVLGIRMLEEVGIGLSFMLALFLAGLWTVTGSMMVAESSTITPRIRRELPSSLLARMFLTWLTPGPVSGLVFSVVTIFIVNIAIALVIQLAAEQAVFNSFAPRSAISMLSRLCVAYSAYLVGFLTIVRWVVAAVRIRNHPRVEVGLAAMIAVAMLAALVPYSIGLHYNDYRSYAYSPWQITNWVWTLGQILDRSNTNYIVETILVFVTIGFFATVMASPGIVMPRRTAMPERVKQELEKPSTSPS, from the coding sequence ATGACAACTCTTGCCACGGAAATTCCGGTCCCGCCGACGCCTAGCCGACTGGATCGGCTGGACGCGTGGTGCGAACGGATCGGCGATTCGTTGAATCCGATTTTGGTGAAAGAGACGCGGCAAGCGTTGAAGAGTCGTCAGTTTGTCGGCACGTTTTCGGTGTTGTTGGTTGCGGCGCTTGCGTGGACGATTATCGGCAGCCTTTCGATGATGCCGCAGATCTACACGTCGCCGTCGGCTCCCCGGATGCTGATCGGATACTACTTGGTGTTGGCATTGCCGATGTTGGTCGTCGTTCCCCTGGCGGCTTACCGATCGCTTGAGGGCGAGATCGATGATGGCACGTTGGAGTTGCTTTCGATCACGGTGCTAAGTCCGTGGCAAATTGTGCTTGGGAAGTTGGCCAGCGCGATGTTGCAGATGTTGCTTTACTTCGTCGCGCTATTTCCGTGCGTCGCGTACGCGTACACGCTGCGAGGCGTCGATCTGCCGACGACGCTTTTGATCATGGGGATCTTATTGGTTGCCGGGATCGTGTTGACGATCGTGGCGTTATTTTTTGCGCCACTTGCGCGAACGCGGACGGGACGCATCACGACGCTGTTGGCGGTGATGATGTTGTTGCTAGGTGCGGAATGGGGATTAGCTTACATGGTCATCAGCATGATCTTGGAAGGCAATCCGATGTCAGCCAACGGCATGTTGTTTGCCGTCATCGCGACGTTGTTGGTTGCTTTCGCGATCGGCCATTTGTTGCTGACCGCAACGGCGGCCCAGTTGACTCCCGAGAGCGAAAACCGATCGACTCATTTGCGAGTCTCGTTGCTGTTTTTAACGACGGTGGTTCTAGGTGTGGCGGTGTTGGGCATTCGGATGCTGGAAGAAGTCGGTATCGGTTTGTCGTTCATGTTGGCGTTGTTCTTGGCCGGGCTTTGGACGGTCACAGGCAGCATGATGGTGGCCGAGTCGTCGACCATCACTCCGCGCATTCGACGAGAATTGCCTAGCAGTTTGTTGGCTCGGATGTTTTTGACTTGGTTAACGCCCGGGCCCGTCAGCGGATTGGTGTTTTCGGTCGTGACGATTTTTATCGTCAACATCGCCATAGCTTTGGTGATTCAGTTGGCCGCTGAGCAAGCCGTTTTTAACTCGTTTGCGCCCCGGTCCGCAATTTCGATGCTCAGCCGGTTGTGCGTCGCCTACTCGGCATACTTGGTCGGTTTTTTGACGATCGTTCGTTGGGTGGTCGCGGCGGTTCGCATACGCAACCACCCGCGTGTCGAAGTCGGTTTGGCAGCCATGATTGCCGTGGCGATGTTGGCGGCGCTCGTGCCGTATTCGATCGGTCTGCACTACAACGACTATCGTTCATATGCATACTCGCCGTGGCAGATCACGAATTGGGTGTGGACGTTGGGCCAGATTCTTGATCGATCCAACACGAACTACATCGTTGAAACGATTTTGGTGTTTGTTACGATCGGGTTCTTCGCCACCGTCATGGCGTCACCGGGGATCGTGATGCCTCGTCGCACGGCGATGCCAGAGCGGGTGAAACAAGAATTGGAAAAACCGTCGACGTCGCCTTCTTGA
- a CDS encoding DUF2059 domain-containing protein yields the protein MKTRLTFALCIALANASFSIAQDAAPVADAPVADAPVADKTAAVATANDSSADAPQDSHAAAIEEFLVTMRMEETTRRSIDQMLAMQIQQNPQMEMFADVMKAFLQKHLSFDKIKGEMITIYRDTFTEDEIRQLTAFYQTPVGRKAAERLPALAAASAQIGGKRVQANMAELQAAMAKKQAEMQAEGIKEIAPE from the coding sequence ATGAAGACTCGACTGACTTTCGCATTGTGTATCGCCTTGGCGAACGCCTCATTCTCGATCGCCCAAGACGCTGCGCCCGTTGCCGATGCGCCCGTTGCCGATGCGCCCGTTGCCGATAAGACTGCTGCCGTCGCAACCGCCAATGATTCCAGCGCCGACGCGCCGCAAGATTCACATGCCGCCGCGATCGAAGAATTCTTGGTCACGATGCGAATGGAAGAAACCACGCGCCGCAGCATTGACCAAATGCTGGCCATGCAGATTCAGCAGAACCCGCAGATGGAAATGTTTGCCGATGTGATGAAGGCGTTTCTGCAAAAACACCTTTCGTTTGACAAAATCAAAGGCGAGATGATCACCATCTATCGCGACACGTTTACCGAAGATGAAATCCGTCAACTGACCGCGTTCTATCAAACGCCCGTCGGTCGAAAAGCCGCCGAACGCTTGCCAGCCCTGGCCGCCGCCAGCGCCCAAATCGGTGGCAAGCGAGTCCAAGCCAACATGGCCGAACTGCAAGCAGCCATGGCCAAAAAGCAAGCCGAAATGCAAGCCGAAGGCATTAAAGAAATCGCGCCCGAATAG
- a CDS encoding sulfatase family protein, with protein MKLLCFLAFLVTLAFGASHRVFAQSPGNAAPMNVVFVLCDDHRFDCFGAAGHPFLETPHIDSLARDGAMLTRAYVTTSLCSPSRASILTGQYAHNHRVVDNYHPVDPTLVFFPQRLQASGYQTAFVGKWHMGGEVDDPQRGFDHWISFKGQGTYWPDGHGTTREVPQTTYDGLNVNGKRVEQKGYITDDLTDEAIDWIDKTDRSKPFFLYVSHKAVHADFVPADRHRGRYENEKLPIEIPTVAAMDAGNMPMWVRNQRNSRHGVDFGYNLKDFSPEVYYRRYCESLLAVDDGVGRLRKHLSDRGLAENTLFIYMGDNGFQFGDHGLIDKRVAYEASAKVPLLMVAPGRVPAGTVFNDLVGNIDIAPTILDATGTDRLENVDGQSFWNSLCGNADKSTSRESLLYEYYWERNYPHTPTLHAIIGGRWKYIRCHGLWDRDELYDLEADPGEMNNLIDAPEHAQRIASMNEELWSMIQSTNGNEMPLLEDRGPLFPLRDSRKSKQAAFPAEFID; from the coding sequence ATGAAACTTCTTTGCTTCCTCGCGTTCCTGGTCACACTGGCTTTTGGCGCGTCCCATCGCGTATTCGCCCAATCTCCAGGGAACGCGGCGCCGATGAACGTGGTGTTCGTCCTTTGTGACGACCATCGGTTCGATTGCTTTGGCGCCGCCGGCCATCCGTTCTTGGAAACGCCACACATCGATTCGCTGGCCCGCGACGGAGCGATGTTGACGCGTGCCTACGTGACCACGTCGCTGTGTTCGCCCAGTCGTGCGTCGATTCTGACCGGTCAATACGCGCACAACCACCGCGTCGTCGACAACTACCACCCCGTCGATCCGACTCTAGTGTTCTTCCCCCAACGACTGCAAGCATCGGGCTACCAAACCGCATTCGTGGGCAAATGGCACATGGGTGGCGAAGTCGACGATCCCCAGCGAGGGTTCGACCACTGGATATCGTTCAAGGGCCAAGGCACCTATTGGCCCGACGGACACGGGACCACGCGTGAAGTGCCTCAAACCACGTACGACGGGTTGAACGTGAATGGGAAACGCGTCGAACAAAAGGGCTACATCACCGACGATTTGACCGACGAAGCGATCGACTGGATCGATAAAACCGATCGATCGAAGCCTTTCTTTTTGTACGTCAGCCACAAAGCCGTCCATGCCGATTTCGTTCCGGCCGATCGCCACCGCGGTCGCTACGAGAACGAAAAACTGCCAATCGAAATCCCAACCGTCGCAGCGATGGACGCCGGGAACATGCCGATGTGGGTCCGCAACCAACGCAATTCGCGTCACGGCGTTGACTTCGGTTACAACCTGAAGGACTTTTCGCCGGAAGTCTATTACCGCCGCTACTGCGAATCTTTGTTGGCAGTCGATGACGGTGTCGGCCGTTTACGCAAGCACTTGTCCGATCGGGGTTTGGCCGAAAACACTTTGTTCATTTACATGGGTGACAACGGGTTCCAGTTCGGCGACCACGGCCTGATCGACAAGCGAGTCGCCTATGAAGCCAGCGCAAAGGTGCCGCTTTTGATGGTCGCGCCCGGACGAGTTCCCGCGGGAACCGTCTTCAACGACCTGGTCGGGAACATCGACATCGCACCCACCATCTTGGATGCCACGGGAACCGATCGACTTGAAAACGTCGACGGCCAAAGCTTTTGGAATTCGCTATGCGGCAACGCGGACAAATCCACGTCACGAGAATCGTTGCTCTACGAATACTACTGGGAACGCAACTATCCCCACACGCCGACGCTGCACGCAATCATCGGCGGTCGATGGAAATACATCCGCTGTCACGGACTGTGGGATCGCGACGAACTGTACGACCTGGAAGCGGACCCCGGCGAAATGAACAACCTGATCGATGCACCGGAGCACGCACAGCGTATCGCCAGCATGAACGAAGAACTGTGGTCGATGATTCAGTCCACCAACGGCAACGAAATGCCGCTGTTGGAAGATCGCGGACCCCTGTTCCCGCTGCGCGATTCAAGAAAGTCGAAACAGGCGGCGTTCCCCGCCGAATTCATCGATTAG
- a CDS encoding 6-phosphofructokinase, with product MPNLPNFDIKRVAILFAGGPAPAANAVISTAAHSFLEEGAQVFGIKHGYSRLAEYTAAGPLQEGTDYIRFTHETLTNARCSRGIMIGTARTNPGKHVSAPEHLKDPELVAPLRRVYEGLCSLEVDALISIGGDDTLKTANKIKMFQDNLPAGARKFPVIHLPKTIDNDYSGIDFTFGFFTAVETLAEEIRNLNYDAAAGRAYFLCEAMGRSAGWLAYGAAIAGEASMVMSVEDITGSLADTEVINVETGQTRKVMAMDRVVDKMVDMMLAREREGRQYGTIVVAEGMAEFLPSKYLEGISRDDHGHINIASINFCAMMAGLVKDRYKERSGKVRKVNGLQMGYEARCAPPHAYDVMLGSQLGVGAYRALVEEKLNGVMVSVSGQFNLHYVPFEELVDPKTLVTKVRYIETDSDFHRLARFLETCVDS from the coding sequence ATGCCCAACCTGCCCAATTTCGATATCAAACGCGTCGCGATCCTGTTCGCCGGAGGACCGGCACCTGCCGCCAACGCCGTCATCTCCACGGCCGCTCATTCGTTCTTGGAAGAGGGCGCCCAGGTCTTTGGCATCAAGCACGGTTACAGCCGATTGGCCGAGTACACCGCCGCCGGTCCGTTGCAGGAAGGCACCGACTACATCCGATTCACTCACGAAACGCTGACCAACGCACGTTGCAGTCGCGGCATCATGATCGGAACAGCTCGGACGAACCCCGGGAAACATGTCAGTGCACCGGAGCACTTAAAGGATCCCGAGTTGGTCGCTCCGCTGCGACGTGTCTACGAAGGGCTGTGTTCGTTGGAAGTCGATGCACTGATCTCGATCGGTGGCGACGATACGCTCAAGACCGCTAACAAGATCAAGATGTTTCAGGACAACTTACCCGCCGGTGCGCGTAAGTTCCCGGTCATTCACTTGCCCAAGACGATCGACAACGACTACTCAGGGATCGATTTTACGTTCGGTTTCTTCACGGCCGTTGAAACGTTGGCCGAAGAAATTCGCAACCTGAACTACGATGCGGCCGCGGGACGCGCGTACTTTTTGTGCGAAGCGATGGGACGCAGTGCCGGTTGGTTGGCGTACGGCGCCGCAATCGCGGGCGAAGCGTCGATGGTGATGTCGGTCGAAGACATCACGGGCAGCCTTGCCGACACCGAAGTCATCAACGTCGAAACCGGCCAGACTCGCAAGGTCATGGCGATGGACCGCGTCGTCGACAAGATGGTCGACATGATGTTGGCACGCGAACGCGAGGGGCGCCAGTACGGCACGATCGTCGTCGCCGAAGGCATGGCGGAGTTCTTGCCGTCGAAGTATCTGGAAGGCATCAGTCGCGATGATCACGGTCACATCAACATCGCGTCGATCAACTTCTGTGCGATGATGGCGGGGCTGGTCAAGGATCGCTACAAGGAACGTTCGGGCAAAGTCCGCAAGGTCAACGGCTTGCAAATGGGCTACGAAGCACGTTGCGCACCACCGCACGCCTACGACGTGATGCTTGGATCGCAATTGGGCGTCGGCGCCTACCGAGCCCTGGTCGAGGAAAAGCTAAACGGCGTGATGGTTTCGGTATCGGGTCAATTCAACCTGCACTACGTTCCCTTCGAAGAACTGGTTGACCCCAAAACGCTGGTCACGAAGGTCCGCTACATCGAAACGGACAGCGATTTTCACCGACTGGCTCGTTTCTTGGAAACGTGCGTCGATAGTTGA